One Lampris incognitus isolate fLamInc1 chromosome 18, fLamInc1.hap2, whole genome shotgun sequence genomic region harbors:
- the psmb12 gene encoding proteasome 20S subunit beta 12: METGVKGVSTGTTILAVTFDGGVVIGSDSRASMGGEYVSSKTINKLVQVHDRIFCCMAGSLADAQAVIKAAKFQLAFHSTQMESPPLVIAAASILKELCYKNKEELQAGFITAGWDRKKGPQVYVVSLGGMLISQPFTIAGSGSTYIYGYTDAKFKPNMTKEECLQFATNALALAMGRDNVSGGVAHLAVISETGVEHVVVPGNKLPKFHDE, translated from the exons ATGGAGACGGGGGTGAAAGGAGTGAGCACTGGG ACCACCATCCTGGCAGTGACGTTTGATGGAGGCGTCGTCATCGGTTCAGACTCGAGAGCTTCGATGGGAGG GGAGTACGTATCATCCAAGACTATCAACAAGCTGGTTCAGGTGCACGACAGAATCTTCTGCTGCATGGCCGGATCGCTGGCGGACGCACAGGCCGTCATCAAGGCTGCCAAGTTCCAGCTGGCCTTCCACAG TACCCAGATGGAGTCCCCTCCCTTGGTGATAGCGGCGGCGTCAATCCTGAAGGAACTGTGCTACAAAAACAAGGAAGAGCTGCAGGCTGGCTTCATTACGGCGGGGTGGGACAGAAAGAAAGGACCACAG GTATACGTCGTGTCTCTTGGTGGGATGTTAATTAGCCAGCCCTTCACCATCGCCGGCTCGGGCAGCACCTATATCTACGGCTACACCGACGCCAAATTCAAACCCAACATGACCAAGGAGGAGTGCCTACAGTTTGCCACTAACG CTCTCGCTCTGGCCATGGGCAGAGACAACGTCAGCGGGGGTGTGGCTCACCTGGCGGTGATCTCGGAAACGGGGGTGGAGCATGTGGTTGTCCCTGGCAACAAGCTGCCAAAGTTCCACGACGAGtga
- the psmb13a gene encoding proteasome 20S subunit beta 13a: MSLSCVLEAPPSGFSFDNAERNVALEGQLGGGKAPRPLKTGTTIAGLVFKDGVVLGADTRATSSEVVADKMCAKIHFIAPNIYCCGAGTAADTEKTTDLLSSNLTIFSLNSGRNPRIVMAVNILQDMLYRYKGQIGAHLILGGVDCTGNHLYTVGPYGSMNKVPYLAMGSGYLAALGIMEDRFKPDMEMEEAKELVRDSIHAGIMSDLGSGNNIDICVITRQGVDYIRPYRESEFKDHRLRKYKYRPGTTAVLAEKVVPLKLDVVEETVQRMDTA; this comes from the exons ATGTCGCTCTCGTGCGTCCTGGAAGCCCCCCCGTCAGGATTCAGTTTCGACAACGCAGAAAG AAACGTGGCGTTGGAGGGTCAGCTGGGGGGAGGAAAGGCACCCAGACCCTTGAAGACGGGCACCACCATAGCGGGACTGGTGTTTAAA gaTGGGGTGGTTCTTGGGGCCGACACGAGAGCCACTTCCAGTGAAGTCGTGGCTGACAAGATGTGTGCCAAGATCCATTTCATTGCGCCCAATATCTA ctgctgtGGAGCGGGCACTGCAGCAGACACAGAGAAGACCACAGACCTCCTGTCGTCCAACCTCACCATCTTCTCCCTGAACAGCGGGCGCAATCCACGTATCGTCATGGCTGTCAACATACTGCAAGACATGTTGTACAG GTACAAGGGCCAGATTGGAGCACATCTCATCCTGGGAGGAGTGGATTGTACTGGGAACCATCTCTACACAGTGGGGCCTTATGGAAGCATGAATAAAGTTCCTTACCTTGCAATGG GCTCTGGTTACCTGGCAGCTCTTGGCATCATGGAGGACAGATTCAAACCTGACATGGAG atggAGGAGGCGAAGGAGCTGGTGCGTGACTCCATCCATGCGGGCATCATGAGTGACCTGGGCTCAGGCAACAACATTGACATCTGTGTGATCACTAGACAGGGCGTGGACTACATCCGACCCTACCGGGAGTCTGAGTTTAAAGACCACAG gTTAAGGAAGTACAAGTACCGTCCAGGCACAACGGCAGTTCTGGCCGAGAAAGTAGTCCCGCTGAAGCTGGACGTTGTGGAGGAGACGGTTCAGCGGATGGATACAGCCTGA